The DNA segment AGCAGCGACGCGCCGGCGCCGTCCGGGGCGGACCTGAGGACCTGGCCGAACGACCGCACACCGTAGGTGTAGCCCTTCTCCTCGCGCAGGACGCGGTCCAGGCGGGAGGTGAGGGTGCCGCCGAGGCAGTAGGTGCCGAGCACCTGCGCGGGCCACACGCGGTCGTGCCGGTCCGCGCCGACGCGGCCGATGAGCAGCTGCGTCTGTACGGCACCGGGGCGGTCCACGATCACGACGCGGCCCGTGTCGTCGGCGGCGACCGGCGCGACGGGCTGCGGCTGGGCGGCCGATCCGGTCCAGGCTCCGAGGGTGTCGCCGAGCAGCTCGTCCAGGTCGGTGCCGGTGAGGTCGCCGACGACCACCGCGGTGGCGGTCGCGGGACGGACGTGCTTCTCGTAGAAGGCGCGTACGGCCGCCGAGTCGATGCCGGTGACCGTCTCCTCGGTGCCCTGGCGCGGGCGGGACATGCGCGACGCCGCCGGGAACAGCTCCTTGGAGAGTTCCTTGGCTGCGCGGCGGGACGGGTTGGCCAGCTCGTGCGGGATCTCGTCGAGGCGGTTGCGGACGAGACGCTCGATCTCGCTGTCGGCGAACGCGGGCGCCCTGAGTGCGTCGGCGAGCAGCCCGAGCCCTCTGGCGAGCCGGGAGGCCGGCACCTCGAGGCTCAGACGGACGCCGGGGTGGTCGGCGTAGGCGTCCAGGGTCGCGCCGCAGCGCTCCAGTTCGGCGGCGAACTCCTCGGCGGAGTGCTTGTCGGTGCCCTCGGAGAACGCCCGCGCGGTGATGGTGGCGACACCGTCGAGACCGGCCGGCTCGGCCTCCAGGGGCGCGTCGAGGAGCACCTCGACAGCGACGATCTGCTGGCCGGGGCGGTGACAGCGCAGCACCGTCAGACCGTTGCCGAGGGTGGTGCGCTCGGGGGCCGGGAAGGCCCAGGGCCGGGCCTCGCCCGCCTGCGGCTGGGGGTGGAAGTCCATCGTGGCGAGCTCGGTCACTTCGCCGTCTCCTCGTTCTCGTCGGTGCCGGCGGCTGCGGCTTCTTCGGTCTCCCCGGCCTCGGGAGCGACGGGCTCGTAGACGAGCACCGCTCGGTTGTCGGGACGCAGGCGGGCCTCGGCGACCTCCCGCACGTCCTCGGCGGTCACGTCGAGGATGCGTCCGACGGCGGTGAGGGCGAGTTGCGGGTCACCGAACAGGACGGCGTACCGGCACAGTTCGTCGGCCCGGCCCGCGACGGTGCTGAGCCGGTCCAGCCACTCGCGCTCCAGCTGGGCCTGGGCGCGCTCCATCTCCTCGGCCGTGGGCCCCTGCTCGGCGAACCGGGCGAGCTCTTCGTCGATCGCGGCCTCGATGACGGGCACCTCCACGTCACCGGACGTCTTCACGTCCAGCCAGCCCAGCGAGGGCGCCCCGGCCAGCCGCAGCAGGCCGAATCCGGCCGCCACCGCCGTGCGGTCCCGTCGTACCAGCCGGTTGTAGAGCCTGGAGGACTCGCCGCCCCCGAGGATCGTGAGCGCCAGGTCCGCGGCGTCGCTCGCGCGGGTGCCGTCCTCGGGCAGCCGGTAGGCCGCCATCAGCGCACGCGCAGGGACCTCCTCCTCGACGAGCTCACGCAGCTCCTCACCAATGATCTCGGGCAGCGAGCCGTCGCGGGGCTCGGGCTTGCCGTCGTGGGAGGGGATGGAACCGAAGTACTTCTCGATCCAGGCGAGCGTATGCTCCGGGTCGATGTCACCGACGACGGAGAGCACGGCGTTGTTCGGCGCGTAGTACGTGCGGAAGAAGGCGCGGGCGTCCTCCAGGGTGGCCGCGTCCAGGTCCGCCATCGAGCCGATGGGCGTGTGGTGGTACGGGTGGCCGGCCGGATAGGAGAGAGCGGTCAGCCTCTCGAAGGCCGTGCCGTAGGGGACGT comes from the Streptomyces sp. KMM 9044 genome and includes:
- a CDS encoding M16 family metallopeptidase yields the protein MTELATMDFHPQPQAGEARPWAFPAPERTTLGNGLTVLRCHRPGQQIVAVEVLLDAPLEAEPAGLDGVATITARAFSEGTDKHSAEEFAAELERCGATLDAYADHPGVRLSLEVPASRLARGLGLLADALRAPAFADSEIERLVRNRLDEIPHELANPSRRAAKELSKELFPAASRMSRPRQGTEETVTGIDSAAVRAFYEKHVRPATATAVVVGDLTGTDLDELLGDTLGAWTGSAAQPQPVAPVAADDTGRVVIVDRPGAVQTQLLIGRVGADRHDRVWPAQVLGTYCLGGTLTSRLDRVLREEKGYTYGVRSFGQVLRSAPDGAGASLLAISGSVDTPNTGPALQDLWTVLSTLAAEGLTDAERDVAVQNLVGVAPLKYETAAAVADTLADQVEQHLPDDYQAELYRRLAATGTVEATAAVVNAFPVDRLVTVLVGDAAQIKEPVEALGIGEVTVVSAE
- a CDS encoding M16 family metallopeptidase, giving the protein MPMGHTATAQAGSGGLTATEHRLSNGLRVVLSEDHLTPVAAVCLWYDVGSRHEVKGRTGLAHLFEHLMFQGSGQVKGNGHFELVQGAGGSLNGTTSFERTNYFETMPAHQLELALWLEADRMGSLLAALDEESMENQRDVVKNERRQRYDNVPYGTAFERLTALSYPAGHPYHHTPIGSMADLDAATLEDARAFFRTYYAPNNAVLSVVGDIDPEHTLAWIEKYFGSIPSHDGKPEPRDGSLPEIIGEELRELVEEEVPARALMAAYRLPEDGTRASDAADLALTILGGGESSRLYNRLVRRDRTAVAAGFGLLRLAGAPSLGWLDVKTSGDVEVPVIEAAIDEELARFAEQGPTAEEMERAQAQLEREWLDRLSTVAGRADELCRYAVLFGDPQLALTAVGRILDVTAEDVREVAEARLRPDNRAVLVYEPVAPEAGETEEAAAAGTDENEETAK